A window of Planctomycetia bacterium genomic DNA:
GTTCCGTTTTGAACTGCACGGCATCAGGTAAACTGGTCTGCATCTTGAATGCCAGTTCGTAACTCTTGATACGTGCCCGCAGGGATGGATCATCGGGATAGGTGACATTCGCCAGGGCATTGAGTTTGCCAGCTAGTTCAAACTCTGCTGCCTGTTCCTGCATCGATTTGCGTTGTGCAGAGGATGCAAAGGGCAACGGGTTGCGTGGATCGACATTCAGGCGAATGCCATTGTGCTCTGGTCCAAGATAATGGCTGCCATGTGCATGCATGCCACCGCAGCAATCGGCCAGCGGCGTTCCGAGCACGACAAAGCTGGGAAGATTGTCTTTGAGCGACCCCAGACCATAATGCACCCAGGAACCAATCGTTGGCTGCGGACCATCCAGTACATGCCGGCCTGTGTGAAACTGAAGTTGTGCCCCGTGATTATTATCCGTGGTCCAGAGTGATCGAACGATCGCCAGCTTGTCAGCATGGGCTGCGACATGAGGCCACCAGTTGCTGATCTCCAGCCCGCTTTGCCCCCACTTCTTGTAATCTACCTGCATCCGAAAGATCTTGGGATGAACCTTATGCAACCCGGGGATAATTTCGCGAAGATTCTCCTTCAGGTGGTTCGATTTCAAACTGGCAGCATAAGGTGTTTCTTCAATCGTCTTGCCTTCGTACTTGTTCAACATCGGCTTGGGATCAAAGCTCTCCAGGTGGCTGGTGCCACCCACCATAAACAGCCAGATGACGCGTTTGGCTTTGGCTGGAAAGTGCAGGGCAGGTATGCTGGCATCTTTACCAAACCCATCACGATGCAGCATGGCGCTGAGCGCTAAGCCAGAAAAGCCCATGCCGATATCTGTCAGGAATGTACGCCGTGTGGGGAAGAGCATCACTGTCTCGCAGGGTTACTAACGTACCGTCACAAATTCATGGTGATTCAGCAGCACGAGCACCAGGCTGGCTCGCGATTTCTGTGTAACTGTTACCGATGCAGTCGCCTGTGATCGCTTTTCCTGTTCCGTCAGGAAAGATTGACACAGCTTTTGTTCCTCATCTGTTGCATGTCGTCCAATTAAGGACTGAAAAGCTGCATCGACAAAGGCTGATGCAGATGCTTGCGGTCCAAGCTGTGCAACCAATCGGCTGGCAATCGCTGCACTGGCTTCCTGGGCCAGCGAACTGTTTGCCAGAGCCAATGCCTGCTGAGGTACCACGCTGCAGTCCCGGCGATAACATTCAGTAGGTGTCGGGGCATCGAACGAAACCAGGAAGGTCATCTGCTTTTCATTGGCATGGCGATAGTAGAGGCTTCGTCGATAGGTCGATAATCCTGCTTCATGATCCAGTTCAGGGCCGCCCTGCTTCAGATCAAGTTTGCCAGCCAGATGCAGTAGGCTGTCGCGGACTGCTTCGGCCTGCATACGTTGGGGCAACCGTCGCCAGTAATACTTGTTATCGGGGTCTCGTGCGATGGCTTCGCTGTTTGGTGTGGAATCGAGCCGATAGGTGCTGCTGGTGACAATCAGCTTATGCAGTTTCTTTAGACTCCAACCCGATTCCATAAACTCAACTGCAAGCCAGTCGAGCAGGGCAGGTTGTGTAGGCACTTGCCCGTTCTTGCCAAAATCAAACATGGTGCCTGCCAGCGGCTGACCAAAATGACGCATCCAGATGTGATTGACCGCAACGCGGGCAGCCAGTGGATTCCTGGTATCGGTGATCCATTTTGCCAATGCCAGCCGTCGGCCGGTGCTGCTGGCAGGGTATTTAGCAGCAACAGGTTGTCCGGTCAGTGGTCTGAGCAGCGCAGCTTCTGCCTGTTTGAGACTGCCTTCCGCTTTGTTGATGGCTTCGAGAACAGAAGCCTGTTTCTTGGCAGGTGTTCGCCAATAGGAAGCCTGAAGTTGAAGCTGAGACTTGCGAGCCTCCAGCAGTGTGGATTGTCGTCTCGTTGATTCTGCCAGCAGCAGCGTGCTTTCTTCGGGCTTGGCTTGTCGACGAATCGACAGGGACAGTTCAGCCAGGGCCAGTCCGGTTTGTGATGCGGCAAATTCTGCCTCTACAGTTACCGCCTCCAAGTCGTGAGTGAGTACCACGGGAATATTGGCCCATGCACCCACGCCTGGTCGTTGCAAGCTGAGCATGGCTGTGATGGCAACACGATGCTTTTCAAGCCGTTGCTGCTTGATCTGTTCCAGCTGTTTCCTGGCCTGGTTGACAACTTCTTCCAGAACATGTTGCCGATGTTCCACATCATGAGCATCCCGCGGTAACTTGACCGCATCGATTCCAAGCGATGGGCCTTTAATCGAGGCAGGCACCTGAGGCGGACAGGGCTGATCCTTGTCTACCAGTGCCTCATTGCCTCGTGTGAACAGAAACGTCTTCGCATCGAGATCGGCATCGTAGACGCGAGCCAAGCCGTCCTTGTTCGTATCAGCCAGACCGGGCACACGGTCAATGCGGACTTGCAACGGTTCAAAGAAAGCACGGAAGGAATAGTAATCGGTCTGCTTGATTGGATCATACATGTGATCATGGCAACGGGCACAGTTCATGGTCGTGCCTAGAAATGCCTTGGCAGTATGTTCCACGGTATTATCGAGCCAGACATTACGGTTAAACCGGAACCAATTGCGTACGAGGAAACCGGTGGCGCGTATGGTCTTATCGTCTTCTGGCGCTATCTCATCGCCAGCCAGCATCTCACGCACCATCTGGTCATAAGCTTTATCTTCGTGCAGTGAATCAACGATCCAGTCACGCCAGCGCCAGATATGTGGCTGGCTCTCACGCACCTCGGCGCCATAACCAGCCCAGTCGCTGTACCGCCAGATGTCCATCCAGTGCCTTGCCCAGCGCTCAGCGTAACGGGGCGATGCCAGCAGGTGATCAACCAGTCTCTCATATGAATCAGGGCTATTGTCGCTTAGGTAAGCTGCACGTTCTTCTGCCGTGGGCGGTAAACCGATCAAATCGAGATACAGTCGCCGCAACAACACTTCTCTCGATGCTTCAGGCCTAGCCGATAATCCCTGTTGTTGTCGTTCATGAATGATGAAAGCATCGAGCGGTTGTCTGATTGATTCACCCGGACTGACTGCAGGCACCATGGGCCGCATGACAGGCTCAAAGGGTTTCCAGCGGTATCGCGCATCGTATTTGGCAAAGTCAGCCAGAGCCTGATCAAGCTTAGCGAGCGTTGCAGTATCGGGTTTGCTTTCCGCATCGCCGGGGTAGGTGCCGGAGAGCAACTCTTTCAGATTGCTGATGCCATCACCATCACTGTCTTCCTGGGCGATGGCAGTGAGCCGTGATTCGAGGTCATTAGGTTTACCAGCCTTGGCGAGTTCCTTGCGGATTTTGACGAGACGCTGGCCAAACGCATTGTGTGGCTTGTCGACATCATCCAGACTCGGTTTGGTGCCTGGTGCATCAGGCAGGTGGCAGAACCTGCAATCAACCGTTCGCTTCATGAACGGCCCGAGCCAGGTTTCCAGTGTTTTCTTATTGGCAGGGTTGGCGAACAGCGCAGGTGGGAAAACGCAGGCCAGCACCACCAACCAAACGCTCAAGCGGGGGAGCATCAGGCAGGTCTCACTTGTTACAGGTAGGCAACACCAGTCTAACGAATGAAACTAGGCTTGAAAAGCCAATATCCTCGAAAGTTCAAGTACTGCAAGGATTTAGTTTGAGTGAGCTTGAGCAGGAATTTATGATGAGCCAATACACTGAGAGATGAACATGCCCAGGAAAATTCCCGAAGTGGATGCCTACATTGAAAAGTCAGCCGACTTTGCCAAGCCGATTTTGAAGAAGATCAGGAAGCTGTTCCACCAGGCCAGCCCCAAGATTACCGAAGAAATGAAGTGGAACTTTCCGCATTTCATGTGCCAGGGCATCGTTGGCAATATGGCTGCTTTCAAAAACCATGCCAGTTTCGGTTTCTGGAAGGCGTCGATGCTCCACGATCCCAAGGGGTTGTTCAATCAGATTGGCAACACCGAAATGGGTGCACACCGGATCACCTCGGTGAAAGATTTGCCTTCAGACAATGTGATCATTTCGTTTATTCAGCAGGCGATTGAACTCAACGAAAAGGGTATCAAATCGCCCGAAAAGAAGCCGAAGGCCCCCAAGGCAGAACTTATCATTCCAGAAGATTTGCTGGCAGCATTGCGCAAGAATGCCAAAGCAGCAAAGACATTCGATGAGTTCAGTTACAGCCATCGTAAGGAATACGTCAATTGGATTCTCGAAGCCAAACGGCCTGAGACTCGAGCTAAAAGGCTGGCGACAACCATCACACAGTTAGAGGAAGGTAAATCGAAAGAATGGAAGTATGAGAAGTGTTAGTCGGCTTAGTGTTCATGCATTTGAAGTCACGCGAGTCGGCTGCCACGGTTTGCGTGTACCCACGCTAACCGTTCTATTACAGAGAATAGTTAAGTGTGCGGGCTTACAAAGTTGATGAGCAGTTTACAACTTTACCTCCACCTTGCTGCAACTCGTCGCATACCCCAGTGCCCGTTTCGTTGTTGGAAACACTCTGCAGGCTGCAATGGCGAGTGCCAACTCCACCAAACCCTCTTCGCCGTAGTCAATTCTTATCAGTTCTCGCAGGTCCGGCTCGTCTTGCTGTGAAGAAATGGCCTTGGCAAAAAGGTACACGTTGGCGAGCTCCGGAGACAATTTATCCACATCTTGATTGAGAACATTTATCAATAGTGCAGCGTCCACGCCATCCTGTCGAGCCAGGTTTACTTCAATCTGCACGCAACTGCCGCAGTCTTCCTGCTGCACAGCAACGATCCGGGCTACATGATAGGCATCGGCAGGCAGCTTTTTGCGGTATTCCGCCAAAGGCATGAACTTCACGAACTTGAAGAAGGCAGGCAGCGAGATTCGAGCGATATGTCGAAGATAATCAACTGAAACTCCCAGTTTCTTTTCCGCAGCATTCAAACGACGATTAATGATCCATCGCAGCATGGGGATACCTTTAATTGAGTAACGATCAAAGAACTCATTACAGCACTCCACAACTGCAAACTTGCTCGCCAACAATTTATTAAACTTGGTTCCGATATCACTATATCACTATCCACCCAAAACAAACAAATACAATGCACATTACGCAATTTTTTGAGACACCGAATGTCTACACCGTCGCCTGTTAAAACCTGGGGTGGCCGCTTCACCGGCAACACCGATGCCCGCGTGGAAGCGTTCACGGAGTCCATCAGCTTCGATCAGCGGCTAGCCCCCTTTGATATCCAGGCGAGTCAGGCCCATGCAACGATGCTAGCTTCTGTAGGGCTGCTTTCCACCGATGAAGTACATAGCATCACCAAGGCATTGAATGAGATTGGTCAGGACATTGCTGCTGGCAAAATGGAATACACCACGAGCCTGGAAGATATTCACACCCACATCGAACAGGCTCTGATCAAAAAGCTGGGCGATACAGGACGCAAGCTCCATACTGCCAGAAGCCGAAATGATCAGATCGTCACCGACGTCAAGCTCTGGGTTCGCAGCAGCATTGATCAACTCAATATCGTCCTTCTCACATTGCAACATGCTCTGGTAAACCTGGCCTTAAAGGATGGACAAGTCATTCTGCCAGGCTACACCCATTTGCAACGGGCTCAGCCTGTACTCGCTGCCCACTATCTATTGGCCTACGTTGAAAAGTTCGAGCGTGACCGGGGCAGATTAGCTGACTGTCGCAAGCGGCTGAACGAGTTGCCTCTGGGAGCTGCAGCATTAGCCGGTACCAGTTTGCCCATTGATCGCCAGTTTACCGCCAGGGAACTGGGCTTTGACCGAGTAGCTGCCAACAGCCTGGATGTTTCCAGCGATCGTGATTTCCTGATCGAATTCGTTTTCGATCTTTCCATGATTGCCTTGCACCTGGCTGGCTGGGCAGAGGAGTGGATCATCTGGTCAACACAGGAGTTCAGCTTTCTGCAACTGCCCGATGCCTTTTGCACCGGCTCCAGCATGATGCCTCACAAGAAGAATCCCGATGTGCTGGAGTTGATCCGTGGGAAATCAGCAAGGGTACTCGGCTCATTGCATCAACTCATGGTGCTGGTAAAAGGTTTGCCTCTGGCCTACAACCGTGATCTGCAGGAAGACAAGCCTGCGGTCTTTGCAGCATTTGATACCGTGCTGGCCTCCGTGGAAATTGCGGCTCCACTTATTGAAGGCACACGGTTCAATCGCCAGGCTATTGAAGCGAAGCTGGAAGATGGATTTCTAGATGCAACGACTTTGATGGAAATACTGGTTAAAGAGGGAATACCACTGCGTACAGCTCATGAGACAGTGGGTAATCTGGTACGACTGTGCGAGCAGAAGCGTTGCAGGTTGAAGGAGTTACCACCGGAAGCATATGATGCAGTCAGCCCCGGCTTAAGCCAGCGGGTATATCCTTCATTAGGAGTAGAACAGGCATTGCAGACATTCTGTAGTGAGGGTTCCACTTCACCCCATGCCGTTCAGGCGCAACTTGACGCTTGGCGCGGACGTTTGGGCAAGTTGCACCAGATATAAGCGTAAAACGTCTTGGGGATGAACCTTAGGGTGTTATGATGGAGAAGTGAGCGCGCGGGAGTCCCACGAGCCGATGGATCATTTCGCATACCGGCAGCATGCCTTGTTCTGTGAAGAGGTACCCGTTCAGCATTTGGCTGAAACGTATGGGACGCCGCTTTGGATCTACAGTCAGGCAACGTTCGTTCACCATCTGAAGGCACTACAGTCTGCCTTTGAAGAAGTCAAACCACTGATCTGTTACAGCGTAAAAACTAACGGCAACACGCACCTGTGCCGGTTGATGCATGAACATGGTTCCGGTTTCGATGTCACCAGTGCAGGGGAGTTGTTTCGTGCACTGCAGGCTGGCGGCACGGGCGACAAGATCGTCTTTGCCGGGGCAGGCAAAAGTGATGATGAAATCAAAATGGGCCTGGAAGCCAAAGTCCGCATGTTCAATGTGGAGAGCGAACCAGAACTGGAAGCCATCAATCGGGTAGCGACGAAACTCAACACCACTACTCAGATTGCCTTACGGGTAAATCCCGATGTCGATCCGCTCACGCATCCTGAAACCTCAACAGGAATGTTTGGCACCAAATTCGGTGTGCCTTGGGATCAGGTAGAACGCATTGCACAATCGCTGTTGAATCATCCACGCATCAAGCTGGTGGGACTGCATTTCCATCTGGGTTCTCCCATTCTGAGCACCAAGCCCTACGAAGATGCCTTGGAACGAGCCGTACCATTACTGTTGAAACTGAGAGAGCAGGGGCACCCGATCAGCACCATTAACTGTGGCGGTGGGTTTGGCATCAATTACAAGAAAAACGAAGCATTGCCCGCCACCGCATTTGCCAAAGTCATTATCCCGGCAGTGAAACGTGCCAAGGTACAACTCGCACTGGAACCAGGCCGCTTCATTGCAGGCAATGCAGGTGTTCTGGTAAGTAAAGTCATCTACCCCAAAATCTCGGCTGGCAAACGCTTCATCATTCAAGACGCCGCGATGAATGATCTCATTCGGCCACGGCTGTATGGTTCGTTCCATCGCATCTGGCCGGTGAATCCACCAGCTGCCTGTCCAGCGCCACCAGCTGATTTTGAAGCTGCCATTGAAAACACGAATCCCACCGATGTCGTGGGGCCTGTCTGCGAAACGGGCGATTACCTGGCACGGGAACGCCAATTGCCTGAACTGAAAACAGGCGATCTGCTGGCGACTTTCAGTGCCGGGGCTTACGGCATGGTGATGAGTTCCAATTACAACGGCCGTCTGCGGGCTGCTGAAGTGCTGGTCAGTGGTGCCAGCCATCGGCTAATACGTCGGCGGGAAACGCTGGATGATCTCATCCGGTGTGAAAAAGAAGTGTGAGACAAAGGAAGGCTGTCACAGAGCAGTCCTTCGGCCAGCCAGGGTCAATCCTGGAAAAGAGGAGTTAGCGATGCATCCAATGAATAACATTCGCTCCTGGCTTGCTGCCGGTGTGGTAGCCATCAGTATCAGTGGCGGCCTGCCTGCTCAGGATTTCACCGTTCCCTACAACAAAACGCCGGAGACCGTCCAGGAATTCTGGGCTGCCGCCAAGTATGATCTGAGCCTGGGCAACCATGCTCGCGCTGCCCAGATGCTCGGCAACTACTTCGACAAGGTGATGGCTTTCGGCCCCGAAGAGCAGAAGAAGTACTTCCTCAATCTTTACGATGCAGAAGGCATTTCACCCTTGCTCAGGCTTTCCACCATTCCTTCTGTCAAAGCAGTGATGCGGAAAGACCCCGTTTCTGGTAATGATCGTCCTGCAGTCGATATCCTGATTGCCCGCATGACGAAGTTTATCGAAGAACGACTCAGTGATCCCGAACGTATCCGATTCTTCGTCGGCCAGCTCAACAAACGGCCTGAAGAACGCGCTTACGCTATCGCTCAATTGCGTGCCAGTGGCGCCCGTTCGATTCCTGCCATGTTGGATGTTCTGCGCGATCCCGCACAGCAGGCTATGCATGGCTCCATCTTCAATGCACTGCTGAAAATGGATAAGGACATCGGGCCACCGTTGCTGGCTGCACTGGATACCAAGAGTGATTTTGTCAAAGGCACGATTATCGATGTCTTTGCCCAGCGTGCTGATACACGCATCGTGCCCGATCTTTATTACATGAGTCAAGCTGCTGATTCAACTGCAGGGCTTAAAGCCAAGGCAAGGGAATGGCTCATGCGATTCCTCAACAAGAAAGAAAGCGAACTGGGTGAACCTCGAAATGAACTGGTTGCGACCGCTGAACTCTATCACCAGCACCAGGTTGATCTGTCAGGGCAGAATCTCACTGTCTGGACGTGGAATGAACAGACAGGTCTGATGGGAACGCCTGCCACCGTTTCCCAGGTGGAAGAGGCTCGCGGCATCGCTTACGCCCGAAAGGCACTTGAACTCGATCCACGTTACCGTCCAGCACAGGTGGAACTCTTCTCCATCGCACTCGATAAGCTGTACGAAGCTGCTGGCCCAAACGTTGATGTCGCCAAGGCCAATGCAGGCTTGCAGGCTCTTCTGGCTGGCAGCCCTGCTGACCTGCTCGAAGAAGTGCTCTCCAAGGCTCTGCATGATCGCAAGACAAATGCCGCTCTTGGTGCCATCCGTGCACTGGCAGCACATGGCGATCCCAGTTTAATTAAATCGACCGAACGGGGCTCACCTGCATTGCTCCAGGCTCTGCGTTATCCTGACCGCCGTGTGCAGTTTGCAGCCGCTGAAGCTGCCTTGGCTGTGAATACCAATGGCGAACCGTTCGCAGGCAGCAGCCGGGTAGTTGATGTGCTTCGCCGGGCCGCTACAGGCAATGGCACTGCAAAAATTCTGGTTGGCTTAACCAATACGGATGATGCCACCCGTGTTGCTGATCAACTCCGTCTGAAGCAATACGACGTGCAGATCGTAGGTTCGGGCAGACACATTCTCCAGGAAGCCAGCCAGGATGGAAATGTTGCTCTGATCATTTCCGATGCAGCACTCCCTGAACCTGGATTCAGCTACTTCCTGACCCAGTACAAGAACCAGCCCGCTACCGCTGGTTTGCCGCTGATTCTGATTGCTGAAAAAGATCAGGCCCGATTGGCGAACTCTGCCTTGGGGCATCTGGGTAATGTCAAAATCCTTGAGCAGACACCACGTTCTGCTGAACTGCTGCAAGCTGAAATCGATAGCCTGATTGGTGAAAAATCCAAGCCCGCTTTCACCGATGCTGAACGTGCTGCCCAGGCCAAGGCAGCGGTAGACTATCTGGCTCGCATGGCTCGCAATGAACTATCAGGATTCGATATCAAATCAGCCGAAGCATCACTCATCAAGGCATTGAACAATGAAACACTGGCTGGCAGTGCTTCAGCAGCATTGGCATTTCGGCCTACCCGCGATGCTCAGCACGCACTGGCCAATTCGGTGATCAGCGACAAAATCGCACCTGCTGCTCGTGCTCAGGTTGCTGCTGCTCTACGGGCAAACCTGCAACGCTTTGGTAGTCAATTGACTAAGGATCAGGCCAATACCATCATTGCCCTGGCCTCAGCATCATCTGATGCAGCACTACGTGAACAGGCTGACCTGGTGGCTTCCATTCTGCGAGGTGATGCATCCGTCATCGGCAACAGGCTGAAAGGCTATGTACCAGGCATCACTCCGCCACCAGTCAAAGTGGAGCCAGGCAAGGTAGAGCCTGCCAAAGAAGGCAACTGATTATCCATTGAATTGAACTCAACCCCGAAACATGCCGTTTTCAGGCTGTTTCGGGGTTTTTGTATGTTGATCGTCGAACGAAAGTGCGCAAGCTCTTATCCACCGTGCGTATAATGAGACATAGTTGCCGCCTCGATCATGCATCTGGGAGTCATGGTATGTTGTTGCGCATGCCTGCTATGCTTGGCCTGTTGGTTGTGCTATCTCTTGGACATTCGGCATGGGCACAAAGACCCGACGATGTGCTCAACAAACTACCCGATTGGGCCAACGCTCTCGTGGTGGTTGATTATCGTGGCATACTGGCGAGCCCGCTCGCTCAAAAAGAAGGATGGGAAAAGCTCCCCGCTGCCGATACGCTCGGCACATCTCTGCCAT
This region includes:
- the lysA gene encoding diaminopimelate decarboxylase gives rise to the protein MDHFAYRQHALFCEEVPVQHLAETYGTPLWIYSQATFVHHLKALQSAFEEVKPLICYSVKTNGNTHLCRLMHEHGSGFDVTSAGELFRALQAGGTGDKIVFAGAGKSDDEIKMGLEAKVRMFNVESEPELEAINRVATKLNTTTQIALRVNPDVDPLTHPETSTGMFGTKFGVPWDQVERIAQSLLNHPRIKLVGLHFHLGSPILSTKPYEDALERAVPLLLKLREQGHPISTINCGGGFGINYKKNEALPATAFAKVIIPAVKRAKVQLALEPGRFIAGNAGVLVSKVIYPKISAGKRFIIQDAAMNDLIRPRLYGSFHRIWPVNPPAACPAPPADFEAAIENTNPTDVVGPVCETGDYLARERQLPELKTGDLLATFSAGAYGMVMSSNYNGRLRAAEVLVSGASHRLIRRRETLDDLIRCEKEV
- a CDS encoding YdeI/OmpD-associated family protein, with translation MPRKIPEVDAYIEKSADFAKPILKKIRKLFHQASPKITEEMKWNFPHFMCQGIVGNMAAFKNHASFGFWKASMLHDPKGLFNQIGNTEMGAHRITSVKDLPSDNVIISFIQQAIELNEKGIKSPEKKPKAPKAELIIPEDLLAALRKNAKAAKTFDEFSYSHRKEYVNWILEAKRPETRAKRLATTITQLEEGKSKEWKYEKC
- a CDS encoding DUF1501 domain-containing protein, which produces MLFPTRRTFLTDIGMGFSGLALSAMLHRDGFGKDASIPALHFPAKAKRVIWLFMVGGTSHLESFDPKPMLNKYEGKTIEETPYAASLKSNHLKENLREIIPGLHKVHPKIFRMQVDYKKWGQSGLEISNWWPHVAAHADKLAIVRSLWTTDNNHGAQLQFHTGRHVLDGPQPTIGSWVHYGLGSLKDNLPSFVVLGTPLADCCGGMHAHGSHYLGPEHNGIRLNVDPRNPLPFASSAQRKSMQEQAAEFELAGKLNALANVTYPDDPSLRARIKSYELAFKMQTSLPDAVQFKTEPEAIRKLYGLDQPRTKPFGELCLTARRLVEKGVRFVQIFHGSNGGAGAWDAHGGLKANHSELCGQVDQPIGALLTDLAQRGLLDETLVVWGTEFGRTPGAERSDGRDHHPYGFSAWICGGGIKGGIAHGATDELGFHAVENRHYVTDLHATVLRQLGLDSRRLEVPGRKRLEMEFGTPIQEVIS
- the argH gene encoding argininosuccinate lyase, with the translated sequence MSTPSPVKTWGGRFTGNTDARVEAFTESISFDQRLAPFDIQASQAHATMLASVGLLSTDEVHSITKALNEIGQDIAAGKMEYTTSLEDIHTHIEQALIKKLGDTGRKLHTARSRNDQIVTDVKLWVRSSIDQLNIVLLTLQHALVNLALKDGQVILPGYTHLQRAQPVLAAHYLLAYVEKFERDRGRLADCRKRLNELPLGAAALAGTSLPIDRQFTARELGFDRVAANSLDVSSDRDFLIEFVFDLSMIALHLAGWAEEWIIWSTQEFSFLQLPDAFCTGSSMMPHKKNPDVLELIRGKSARVLGSLHQLMVLVKGLPLAYNRDLQEDKPAVFAAFDTVLASVEIAAPLIEGTRFNRQAIEAKLEDGFLDATTLMEILVKEGIPLRTAHETVGNLVRLCEQKRCRLKELPPEAYDAVSPGLSQRVYPSLGVEQALQTFCSEGSTSPHAVQAQLDAWRGRLGKLHQI
- a CDS encoding DUF1553 domain-containing protein, with protein sequence MLPRLSVWLVVLACVFPPALFANPANKKTLETWLGPFMKRTVDCRFCHLPDAPGTKPSLDDVDKPHNAFGQRLVKIRKELAKAGKPNDLESRLTAIAQEDSDGDGISNLKELLSGTYPGDAESKPDTATLAKLDQALADFAKYDARYRWKPFEPVMRPMVPAVSPGESIRQPLDAFIIHERQQQGLSARPEASREVLLRRLYLDLIGLPPTAEERAAYLSDNSPDSYERLVDHLLASPRYAERWARHWMDIWRYSDWAGYGAEVRESQPHIWRWRDWIVDSLHEDKAYDQMVREMLAGDEIAPEDDKTIRATGFLVRNWFRFNRNVWLDNTVEHTAKAFLGTTMNCARCHDHMYDPIKQTDYYSFRAFFEPLQVRIDRVPGLADTNKDGLARVYDADLDAKTFLFTRGNEALVDKDQPCPPQVPASIKGPSLGIDAVKLPRDAHDVEHRQHVLEEVVNQARKQLEQIKQQRLEKHRVAITAMLSLQRPGVGAWANIPVVLTHDLEAVTVEAEFAASQTGLALAELSLSIRRQAKPEESTLLLAESTRRQSTLLEARKSQLQLQASYWRTPAKKQASVLEAINKAEGSLKQAEAALLRPLTGQPVAAKYPASSTGRRLALAKWITDTRNPLAARVAVNHIWMRHFGQPLAGTMFDFGKNGQVPTQPALLDWLAVEFMESGWSLKKLHKLIVTSSTYRLDSTPNSEAIARDPDNKYYWRRLPQRMQAEAVRDSLLHLAGKLDLKQGGPELDHEAGLSTYRRSLYYRHANEKQMTFLVSFDAPTPTECYRRDCSVVPQQALALANSSLAQEASAAIASRLVAQLGPQASASAFVDAAFQSLIGRHATDEEQKLCQSFLTEQEKRSQATASVTVTQKSRASLVLVLLNHHEFVTVR